In Segnochrobactrum spirostomi, the DNA window GCCGTTCTCGGTGCGCCCGTCGAACAGATTGTAGCAATTGAGGAAGCGGGCCACGGCGCGGGTGGCGGGCCGGTTGTAGATGGTATCCGCGTCGCCGACCTGACCGATCCGCCCGCTGTCGAGCACGATGACGACGTCCCCCATGGCGAGGGCTTCGGTCTCGCTGCCGGTGACGTGGAGGAAGGTGACGCCGAGCCGCTCGCGGATGGTGCGCAACTCGTCGCGCATGCGCAGCCGAAGGTTGGCGTCGAGGGCGCCGAGCGGCTCGTCGAGCAGGACGATCCTCGGCTCGGTCACGAGGGTGCGGGCGAGCGCCACGCGCTGGCGCTGACCGCCGGAGATCTGACCGACGCCGCGCTCCTCGAGCCCCGTGAGGCCGACGAGGGCGATGATGTCGCGGACGCGCCGATCGATCTCGGCCGGGGCGAGCGCAAGGCCATCGGCGTTCTCGAGGCCGTAGGCGACGTTCTTGCGCACGCTGAGGTGCGGGAACAGGGCGAAGTTCTGGAAGACGAAGCCGATGCCGCGCTTATAGGCCGGCGTCCCGTCGAGGCGCTTGCCGCTCAGGAGAACGCGGCCGCGATCGGGCTCCTCGAAGCCTGCGATGACGCGCAGAAGCGTCGTCTTGCCGGACCCGGATGCCCCGAGCAGCGACACATAGCAATTGTCCGGGATCGCGAGGTCGACCGCATTGAGCGCGGTCACCGAACCGTAGCTTTTCGTGACACCCGACAGTTCGAGAATCGCCGACACAAAGACACTCCCAGCCGCGCTCTCACGGGGAGAGGCAGTTCCTGAAGTCATGGCGGGGCTGACAGGAACGACAAAAGCGATCCGTTGCGACGGACGCCTCGGCGCCGGCCGCGAATGATTGCGCTGTTGCTCGGTACGACGTCACGAGGCCGAAAAATCAGCCTGTGCGTTTCTGTTCCCCTTCTGGACGACGAGAACGCTAGTATGAACAAATTTTGTATGCAACAGCATTTTTGAGGCATCTCATGCCTTCGTGAGAGGCAGGTGCGGAGGTGGACCGCGGGCGGTTGGCGCCCCCCTTTTTCGTGATCGGGCATCGGCTGGCCTGATCCGGTCGATCAGCCGTCGAAATCGGCGCACTGCCTGGAAAAACACCGAAAGCAGCCGAGTGCGATCAGAAAATCAGATGCCCTGTTTCGGCAATTCGAATAGGTGTGCCGCGCGCCCGAGCGGCGTGGAAGAGCTCTTTTCGTGATGGCGGGGCGTTGGTGTAGACTGGAGAAGAGATCGACGAGGGGCCTCAAAGCGGTATGCAAAGATCATTTTTAGCCGACCGTGATGCCGTGGGCCGCGCTTCGGAGCCTGTCGCCTGATGGCCATGGTCCGCATGCAGCAGAGCCAGCAGCACCGCTACGAGATCGTCGAGGAGGTTCTGCGCACCAACATCGCGAGCGGCCGCCTGCCGGAAGGGCTGGTGCTGCTCGAAGGTCCCATCGCCGAGATCCTCCAGACCTCGCGCGCGCCGGTCCAGAAGGCGTTGCAGCGGCTCGAGGTCGATCGTCTGGTACACCGCTTCGACGGGCGCGGTTATCTCGTCGGCCCGCCGGAGAGCCGGGTCGGTCCGCTGCGCAAGGAGATCAAGAGCCTCGGCCTCGACATTCCGGAGGCGGCCGATGAGGCGTTGCAGAGCCGGTCATCGTGGGAGCGCATCTACGATATCGTCGAAACCGATGTGGCCGGCTGCGTGGTGTTCGGCCAATACCGCATCGTCGAGAACTCGCTCGCTGAACATTTCGGCGTCAGCCGCACCGTCGTCCGCGAGGTGTTGAGCCGCCTCCAGGAGCGCGGCCTCGTCCGCAAGAATCAGAGCTCGCACTGGATCGCCGGACCGCTGACGGCGAAGACGATCCGCGACCATTTCGCCCTGCGGCGCCTCTTGGAGCCGCCGGCGCTGATCGAGGCGGCCCCGCTCGTCGATCGCGATCAACTCGAAGCGCTCTACGAGGATCTCAAGGAGCGCGAGTGCGTCGCCTTCGACGACGGCGAGAGCCTCGAAGCGTTCGAATCGCGGCTGATCGACATCTGCGTGCTGACGACGCCGAACGAGATGCTGGCGCAGCTCATCCGCGACAATCTCCTGCCCGTGCTCGCCTCGGAACGGCTGTTGCGGCAACTCGGCCTGCCGAGCGACCGCGCTGCGCTGACCGAGCACCGGCTCATCGCCGAGCTCATCCTGCGCGGCGCCGTGGACGCGGCGGCGGCGATGCTGGTGCGGCACCTCGATGCCGCGATGAACCGCAACATCGCCCAGATGAAGATCGTCGCCGTGATCTCCGAGCCGAGCTCGGTCGCCGCTTATTTCACCCGCGTCGAGGCCTGAGCCGGCGCGTCAGAGCCGCCGGCCCGTCTCGGTGTCGAACAGGTGCGCCGCGCCGTCGGCGACCGCGAGGGGGAGAACGTCGCCGGTGCGGGCCGAGACGCGGCCCGGCACCACGGCGACGAAGGTCTCGCCGGCGACCTTGCCGTAAAGGTGGGAATCCGCTCCCGTCGCCTCGACGAGGTCGACCGTGAAGGGCAGGGCGCCCGGGCCGTCGCCGACCCTGCAATGCTCCGGCCGCAGACCCCACGACACCGGCCGTCCCTCGGCGATCTCCGGGTCGGCCGCGACGGGGAGCGCGAGACCGCCGCTCTCGACGAAGGCCCCGCCGTCGGCCCGCTTCAGCCGCCCGTTCAGGATGTTCATCGCCGGCGAGCCGATGAAGCCGGCGACGAAGAGGTTGGCCGGACGATCGTAGAGATCGAGCGGCGCACCGATCTGCTCGACGCGGCCCTCGTTGAGGATAACGATGCGGTCCGGCATCGTCATCGCCTCCATCTGGTCGTGGGTCACGTAGATCGAGGTCGTCGCCAGCCGCTGCTGGAGCGCTTTGATCTCGACGCGCATCTGCACGCGGAGCTTGGCGTCGAGGTTGGAGAGCGGCTCGTCGAACAGGAAGACATGCGGGTGGCGCACGATGGCGCGGCCCATGGCGACGCGCTGGCGCTGACCGCCGGACAATTGCTTCGGATAGCGGTCGAGCAGCTTGCCGAGACCCAGAATGTCCGCGGTCTGCTCGACGGCACGGCGGCGCTCGGCCGCCGACACGCCGCGGAGTTTCAGGCTGAAGCCCATGTTCTCCGCCACCGTCAGGTGCGGATAGAGCGCGTAGTTCTGGAACACCATGGCGATGTCCCGGTCCTTCGAGGGCACGTCGTTGACGACGCGCCCGCCGATCGAAACGGTGCCGCCGGTGATCGTCTCGAGCCCGGCGATCATCCGGAGCAGGGTCGATTTCCCGCAGCCGGAGGCGCCGACGAGGGCGATGAACTCGCCGTCTTCGATCGAGAGGTTCACGTCGTGGATGACCTTGGCCATCCCGTAACTTTTCTCGATGTTCACGAGCTCGACTGCGGCCATCGCCCACTCTCCCCAATACGCACCGAACCTATAGCCGAAGGGATCAGGCGAGCACGACCACTTTGCTCAGGTGGCGCGGCGCCTCGGTGTCCAGCCCCTTCAGGCGGGCGACCTGCTCGCCGAGGATCTGAAGCGCCGGGAGGATGACGAGCGGGCGCAGATCCTCCGGTGCGGCGATCGCGAACTCGATGGTGCCGGGGCCGCCGAAGCCGACCACGAACGCCCCCTTGTCGATGAGCTCGCCGGCGAGCTTCGCCTCCTCCTCGCGGGTATCCTCGCTGTAGAGCAGGACGGCGAAGGTGTGGCCGTCGACGAGGCTGATCGGCCCGTGACGATATTCCATCGGATGATAGGCCTGGGAATAGGACAGGCTCATCTCCTGGAGCTTCAAGGCGCCTTCCTCGGCGAGGCCGTAGAGCGCGCCGGCGCCGAGATAGACGAAGTGCGAGCGGCCCTCGATCGCGGCGGGCAGATGGGCGTTGAAGGCGTTCATCAGCGCCTCGGCCTCGCGGACCGCCTCGTCGGTGACGGCGATCCCGGCAAAGCGCAGGCCGAGGATGATCATCAGCGAGGCCGACACGCTCATGACGATTCCTTCGCTCGGATGGGTCGGCGCGAAGAGCACCGTGTCCGCCACGTGAGCGATCGAGCTGTTCTGCTCGCAAGTGATCGCGACCGTCGGGATGCCGGCGGCCCGGCTGATCTCGACGGCCTGCACCGTTTCCGTCGATTCCCCGCTGCGAGAGAGCGCGATCACCACCGTGCCCGCGTCGGAGACGGCATAGGCTCGGCGGCGGCGGGCCCATTCGCCGCCCGGAACCGCCTGGGCCGAGACGCCATGGAGCACGAACGAGGCGGCGAGGATCTGGGCGAGATAATAGGACGTGCCGCAGCCGACGATCACATAATGGGTGCCGGCCGCGGCCCGCGCCGCGGGCTCGGGCGCGGTGCGCCAATAGCCGAACTGCTCGCGGATCACGCGCTCGGTCACG includes these proteins:
- a CDS encoding GntR family transcriptional regulator, with the protein product MAMVRMQQSQQHRYEIVEEVLRTNIASGRLPEGLVLLEGPIAEILQTSRAPVQKALQRLEVDRLVHRFDGRGYLVGPPESRVGPLRKEIKSLGLDIPEAADEALQSRSSWERIYDIVETDVAGCVVFGQYRIVENSLAEHFGVSRTVVREVLSRLQERGLVRKNQSSHWIAGPLTAKTIRDHFALRRLLEPPALIEAAPLVDRDQLEALYEDLKERECVAFDDGESLEAFESRLIDICVLTTPNEMLAQLIRDNLLPVLASERLLRQLGLPSDRAALTEHRLIAELILRGAVDAAAAMLVRHLDAAMNRNIAQMKIVAVISEPSSVAAYFTRVEA
- a CDS encoding ABC transporter ATP-binding protein; this translates as MSAILELSGVTKSYGSVTALNAVDLAIPDNCYVSLLGASGSGKTTLLRVIAGFEEPDRGRVLLSGKRLDGTPAYKRGIGFVFQNFALFPHLSVRKNVAYGLENADGLALAPAEIDRRVRDIIALVGLTGLEERGVGQISGGQRQRVALARTLVTEPRIVLLDEPLGALDANLRLRMRDELRTIRERLGVTFLHVTGSETEALAMGDVVIVLDSGRIGQVGDADTIYNRPATRAVARFLNCYNLFDGRTENGAFVTAAGQFPLAAAEQASAYGVRYDRIAVREPDHAAGPDEVRLGATFLTSEYTGASVLSFFALADGRVIEVEDHLSHRAPPSYQPQQTYGLVWKRDAALLFA
- a CDS encoding SIS domain-containing protein; translated protein: MTTLEAANVTERVIREQFGYWRTAPEPAARAAAGTHYVIVGCGTSYYLAQILAASFVLHGVSAQAVPGGEWARRRRAYAVSDAGTVVIALSRSGESTETVQAVEISRAAGIPTVAITCEQNSSIAHVADTVLFAPTHPSEGIVMSVSASLMIILGLRFAGIAVTDEAVREAEALMNAFNAHLPAAIEGRSHFVYLGAGALYGLAEEGALKLQEMSLSYSQAYHPMEYRHGPISLVDGHTFAVLLYSEDTREEEAKLAGELIDKGAFVVGFGGPGTIEFAIAAPEDLRPLVILPALQILGEQVARLKGLDTEAPRHLSKVVVLA
- a CDS encoding ABC transporter ATP-binding protein — translated: MAAVELVNIEKSYGMAKVIHDVNLSIEDGEFIALVGASGCGKSTLLRMIAGLETITGGTVSIGGRVVNDVPSKDRDIAMVFQNYALYPHLTVAENMGFSLKLRGVSAAERRRAVEQTADILGLGKLLDRYPKQLSGGQRQRVAMGRAIVRHPHVFLFDEPLSNLDAKLRVQMRVEIKALQQRLATTSIYVTHDQMEAMTMPDRIVILNEGRVEQIGAPLDLYDRPANLFVAGFIGSPAMNILNGRLKRADGGAFVESGGLALPVAADPEIAEGRPVSWGLRPEHCRVGDGPGALPFTVDLVEATGADSHLYGKVAGETFVAVVPGRVSARTGDVLPLAVADGAAHLFDTETGRRL